One genomic region from Gemmobacter aquarius encodes:
- a CDS encoding MurR/RpiR family transcriptional regulator — protein sequence MNDPRAVGPQIRMRLPSLTPLEGKVAADILDRRDITEATSLREVAEGSGVSEAMVVKVAKKLGFAGFREFRSGLIDYYGSDSASLHSEISAGDTAGEVVQKVFRTAMQALEETFAILDLDGFERAAEFLHRARQRDFYGLGGSAQIARDVSHKFLRIGIRTSVFDDAHMMMMSAALLTPDDVAVAYSHSGTTSAVIEALELARRNGARTIAVTNYADSPLARLADVVLCSTAQNSPLLGENATARIAQLNLLDALFVAVAQRDRKAADANLSRTMRAVQSKRRG from the coding sequence ATGAACGATCCGAGGGCCGTCGGGCCACAAATCAGGATGCGGCTGCCAAGCCTGACGCCGCTGGAAGGCAAGGTGGCGGCCGACATTCTGGACCGGCGCGACATCACCGAGGCGACATCGCTGCGCGAGGTGGCCGAAGGATCGGGCGTTTCGGAGGCGATGGTGGTCAAGGTCGCCAAAAAGCTGGGTTTCGCGGGGTTTCGTGAATTCAGAAGCGGGTTGATCGACTATTACGGGTCGGATTCGGCGAGCCTTCACTCCGAGATTTCAGCCGGGGATACGGCGGGCGAGGTGGTGCAAAAGGTGTTTCGCACCGCGATGCAGGCGCTGGAGGAGACCTTTGCCATCCTCGACCTTGACGGGTTCGAGCGGGCGGCAGAGTTTTTGCACCGGGCAAGGCAGCGCGATTTCTACGGGCTTGGCGGATCGGCGCAGATCGCGCGGGATGTGAGCCACAAGTTCCTGCGGATCGGGATTCGCACGTCGGTCTTCGACGACGCGCATATGATGATGATGTCGGCGGCGCTGTTGACGCCCGATGATGTGGCGGTGGCCTATTCGCATTCGGGCACCACCAGTGCGGTGATCGAGGCGTTGGAGCTGGCGCGCAGGAACGGGGCGCGGACGATTGCGGTGACGAATTACGCCGACAGCCCGCTGGCGCGGCTGGCCGATGTGGTGCTGTGTTCGACGGCGCAGAACTCGCCCCTGCTGGGCGAGAACGCGACCGCGCGGATCGCGCAGTTGAACTTGCTCGATGCGCTGTTCGTGGCGGTGGCGCAGCGCGACCGCAAGGCGGCGGATGCCAACCTGTCCCGCACCATGCGGGCTGTCCAGTCGAAGCGAAGGGGATAG
- a CDS encoding PfkB family carbohydrate kinase, which translates to MSHPPVVLVVGSLHHDIMVEADHLPRADETAVGSRWYPKFGGKGGNQAVAAQAAGARGRMFGAVGRDGFGAFMLEALDRGGVDRRFVAELDGVGSGMSVAIQDAAGTYAATIVSGANLLVDAGALEAAALWQDVKVLVLQNEVPAGVNLAAARAARERGVRVVLNAAPAREVARELRALVDVLVVNAVEAEMFGAGEVGDLASALAAARHLAAQYDSVVVTAGAEGLAAWTLDDVQITLPARKVRVSSTHGAGDCFTGTLAAALAMGQGLEEACAQASEAAALHVAGGQAG; encoded by the coding sequence GTGTCGCACCCGCCCGTGGTTCTTGTCGTCGGATCGCTGCACCATGACATCATGGTCGAGGCTGATCATCTGCCACGGGCCGACGAGACGGCGGTGGGGTCGCGCTGGTATCCGAAATTCGGCGGCAAGGGCGGCAATCAGGCGGTCGCGGCGCAGGCGGCGGGGGCAAGGGGGCGCATGTTCGGGGCCGTGGGGCGCGACGGGTTCGGGGCCTTCATGCTGGAGGCGCTGGACCGTGGCGGGGTGGACCGGCGTTTCGTGGCAGAGTTGGACGGGGTGGGGTCGGGCATGAGCGTGGCGATACAGGATGCTGCGGGCACCTATGCCGCGACCATCGTTTCGGGGGCGAACCTGTTGGTGGACGCGGGCGCGCTGGAGGCGGCGGCGCTGTGGCAGGATGTGAAGGTGCTGGTCTTGCAGAACGAGGTTCCGGCGGGCGTGAACCTTGCCGCTGCGCGGGCCGCACGCGAGCGAGGGGTCAGGGTGGTGCTGAACGCGGCGCCTGCGCGCGAGGTTGCGCGGGAGTTGCGGGCCCTGGTCGATGTGCTGGTGGTGAATGCGGTCGAGGCGGAAATGTTCGGGGCGGGGGAGGTGGGCGATCTGGCTTCGGCGCTGGCTGCCGCGCGGCATCTGGCGGCGCAATATGACAGCGTGGTGGTGACGGCGGGGGCCGAAGGGCTGGCAGCCTGGACACTGGACGATGTGCAGATCACCCTGCCCGCCCGCAAGGTGCGGGTTTCGAGCACGCATGGTGCAGGCGATTGCTTCACCGGCACGCTGGCTGCGGCTTTGGCCATGGGGCAGGGGTTGGAAGAGGCCTGCGCGCAGGCGTCGGAGGCGGCGGCGCTGCATGTGGCGGGCGGGCAGGCAGGCTGA
- a CDS encoding AAA family ATPase, translating into MTDFPHPAAPLTPEDTGLNADLLIGLALKFMKSNGVLSTSQLADALCLSRPIIRSLTEDMVRLQLVEARGLSLQGDLRSDLRFALTDRGDARAEAALAVSQYIGPAPVPLEAFVAQAALQTVAAETIRQDRLHDALSHLVLPPGLTDRLGPAVNSAASVLFYGEAGNGKTSIAEALATTFQDTILVPYAFVVRNEIIQVFDDTVHIAAGDDAGDHLDRRWVRCRRPIIAAGGELTLAKLDLIFEPHARFYEAPMHLKALGGMFLIDDFGRQKEPPMAFINRWIGPLERGYDILTLHTGKKFGVPFDLLLLFSTNMPVEAIADSAGLRRITFKLHVPSPTRDEYLEIFRRTCERRGIAYDASIVEAFFDDTYAAQSLVTSGAHPGFLLKHVIAASSYLGRPPSLTRDLLDLAWQNVISDRRPPVAG; encoded by the coding sequence ATGACCGATTTTCCCCACCCCGCCGCCCCGCTGACCCCGGAAGACACCGGCCTTAACGCCGATCTCCTCATCGGCCTCGCGCTCAAATTCATGAAAAGCAACGGCGTGCTTTCCACCTCGCAACTGGCCGATGCGCTGTGCCTGTCTCGCCCCATCATCCGCAGCCTGACCGAAGACATGGTCCGCCTGCAACTGGTCGAAGCCCGCGGCCTCTCGCTTCAGGGCGACCTGCGCTCGGACCTGCGCTTTGCCCTGACCGACCGTGGCGATGCCCGCGCCGAAGCGGCGCTTGCCGTGTCGCAATACATCGGCCCCGCCCCCGTGCCGCTCGAAGCCTTCGTCGCACAAGCCGCACTCCAGACCGTTGCAGCCGAAACGATCCGCCAAGACCGCCTGCACGATGCCCTTTCGCATCTGGTCCTGCCCCCCGGCCTGACCGACCGCCTCGGTCCCGCCGTCAACTCCGCCGCCTCGGTCCTGTTCTATGGCGAGGCCGGAAACGGCAAGACCTCGATCGCCGAGGCGCTGGCCACCACCTTTCAGGACACCATCCTCGTCCCCTACGCCTTTGTCGTCAGGAACGAGATCATCCAGGTCTTCGACGACACCGTGCACATCGCCGCAGGCGATGACGCAGGCGACCACCTCGACCGCCGCTGGGTGCGCTGCCGCCGCCCGATCATCGCGGCGGGGGGCGAACTCACCCTTGCCAAACTCGACCTGATCTTCGAACCCCATGCCCGCTTCTACGAAGCCCCCATGCACCTCAAGGCCTTGGGCGGAATGTTCCTGATCGACGATTTCGGCCGCCAGAAAGAGCCGCCGATGGCCTTCATCAACCGCTGGATCGGCCCTCTGGAGCGCGGCTACGACATCCTGACCCTGCACACCGGCAAGAAATTCGGCGTCCCCTTCGACCTTCTCCTGCTCTTTTCCACCAACATGCCGGTCGAGGCCATCGCCGACAGTGCAGGCCTGCGCCGCATCACCTTCAAACTCCACGTCCCCAGCCCGACCCGCGACGAATATCTCGAAATCTTCCGCCGCACCTGCGAAAGGCGCGGCATCGCCTATGACGCATCCATCGTCGAAGCCTTCTTCGACGACACCTACGCCGCGCAGTCACTCGTCACCTCGGGCGCGCATCCGGGCTTTTTGCTCAAACACGTCATCGCCGCGTCAAGCTACCTTGGTCGCCCGCCCAGCCTGACCCGCGACCTCCTCGACCTCGCATGGCAAAACGTCATCAGCGACCGCAGGCCGCCCGTCGCCGGATAG
- a CDS encoding aspartate/glutamate racemase family protein, translating into MTPTPRSLAMIHTVAGLIPTFDALLKADLPAWAGFNMVDESLLRATIRDGSPSPLTTRRLAALIASATDAGAEAVVVTCSSLGPAVEACRPFCPVPLFRIDEGMAIAAVQSAVQHLGRIGVLATLPSTLAPTAALIRATAARLGRDCSVTDRLAEGAFQKLASGDTATHDAMVAAEIRALAATCDTVVLAQASMARALATVAGDLGSTPVLTSPELGIRHIRDRLSAS; encoded by the coding sequence ATGACCCCCACCCCCCGCTCCCTCGCGATGATCCATACCGTGGCAGGCCTGATCCCCACCTTCGACGCGCTGCTGAAAGCCGACCTCCCCGCTTGGGCCGGCTTCAACATGGTCGATGAAAGCCTGCTGCGCGCCACCATCCGCGATGGCAGCCCCTCGCCCCTCACCACCCGCCGCTTGGCCGCCCTGATCGCCTCGGCCACCGATGCAGGGGCCGAAGCGGTGGTCGTCACCTGCTCCTCGCTCGGCCCCGCGGTCGAGGCCTGCCGCCCCTTCTGCCCCGTGCCCCTGTTCCGCATCGACGAAGGCATGGCCATCGCCGCCGTCCAATCAGCAGTCCAGCACCTTGGCCGCATCGGCGTCTTGGCCACCCTGCCCAGCACCCTTGCCCCTACGGCTGCGCTGATCCGCGCCACCGCCGCCCGCCTTGGCCGCGATTGCAGCGTGACCGACCGCCTCGCCGAAGGCGCGTTCCAGAAACTGGCCAGCGGCGACACCGCCACCCATGACGCGATGGTCGCCGCAGAAATCCGCGCCCTCGCCGCCACCTGCGATACGGTCGTGCTCGCCCAAGCCTCGATGGCCCGCGCCCTTGCCACCGTGGCGGGCGATCTTGGCAGCACGCCGGTGCTGACCAGCCCCGAACTGGGCATCCGCCACATCCGCGACCGCCTTTCGGCAAGCTGA